Genomic DNA from Nitrospiraceae bacterium:
GCACTGGTGCGAATGTTCATGGTGCAAGACTCCAGGTTAGAGTGACCGCGCTCAGGCCGGCTCTAGTGTACTCCAGCGTCTGAGGTGAATCCAGGAGCGCGCCGGATGAGGCTCAGCGTATCTTCAATCGATCGAAATCGACCCCTTCCGGGGCGGACGGCGTAGCAAGCTTCATCGCTTCAAGCGTCTTTACCACCACGTCGGCAACAACTAAATTGCGGTACCATTTTCTGTCGGCCGGCACGATATACCAAGGCGCCCAGTCCGTGCTGGTCGCGGAAATCACGTCATCGAAGGCCTCCATATACCGCCCCCACAATTTCCGTTCCTCCAGGTCACCCTCGCTGAACTTCCAGCGCTTCTCAGGGTCTCTGATGCGCTCCTCCAGCCGCTCCTTCTGTTCCTTCTTGGAAATATGGAGAAAGAATTTCACGATGGCCGTCCCGTGCTCGGCCAGCAGCTCTTCGAACTCGCGAATCTGGTCGAACCGCCGCCCCACCTCCTTATCCGACACCCATCCATGCACCCGGGTAATCAGCACATCCTCATAGTGCGAGCGGTTGAAAATCCCGATGAATCCCTTGGGAGGCACTTCCTGATGCACCCGCCAGAGAAAGTCATGGGCCAACTCCTTGGACGTGGGCGCCTTGAACGTCGCCACCCGGCAGCCTTGCGGATTCACGCCCGACATGACGCTCTTAATCGTCCCATCCTTGCCGCTCGTATCCATGCCCTGCAGGACGATCAGCAGGGCGCGGCTTCCGTTCGCATACAACCGCTCTTGCAGTTGGTCGAGTTTGGCGATCAATCCCGCCGCCGCCGCCTTGGCGTTATTTTTTCCATCTTCATTCTTTTTGTAGGAACCGGTGTCATCGGGATCCAGCGTGGCAAGGTGGACGCGGCTTCCTGGCTTCACGAGATAGCGTTTCATTTCAACCTCCCTGGTCCAACACAACGTCTCTTGCTCACGATACGCTTCCGGGAAGGGTTTGGAAAGGCGGGGGTGGCGATCGGTGCGATCGGGGACTACAGGGGTCGGCGATAAAATTGCGCGATATTTCTCGGCTGATATTGATCCGGATT
This window encodes:
- a CDS encoding polyphosphate kinase 2 family protein, coding for MKRYLVKPGSRVHLATLDPDDTGSYKKNEDGKNNAKAAAAGLIAKLDQLQERLYANGSRALLIVLQGMDTSGKDGTIKSVMSGVNPQGCRVATFKAPTSKELAHDFLWRVHQEVPPKGFIGIFNRSHYEDVLITRVHGWVSDKEVGRRFDQIREFEELLAEHGTAIVKFFLHISKKEQKERLEERIRDPEKRWKFSEGDLEERKLWGRYMEAFDDVISATSTDWAPWYIVPADRKWYRNLVVADVVVKTLEAMKLATPSAPEGVDFDRLKIR